The proteins below are encoded in one region of Pleuronectes platessa chromosome 12, fPlePla1.1, whole genome shotgun sequence:
- the apmap gene encoding adipocyte plasma membrane-associated protein: protein MNESEGLRFRRQHRPQVLTDELHEHRYKGPGTYSGKVFQVTLLALGGFLLLPLLVFVLILESPIQPDVFTLKEPPQMKGCWEPNLKLREAQRLFEDQILGPESIANIGDVLFSGTADGKIVKLIGRRIHTVTRLGKLPCGSPEEESSCGRPLGIRVGPNGTLIVADAYLGLFEVNPTTGETTTLVSGGQIVAGRKLSFINDVAVTQDGKKMYFTDSSSRWQRRDYLHLIMEATADGRVLELDTESGEVTVLMDNLRFPNGIQLLPDEESVLVAETTMARIRRVHVAGLNKGGMDTFMDNLPGFPDNIRPSSSGGYWVAMAAVRPNPGFSMLDFLSQRPWVKKLIFKLFSQDVLTKFVPRYSLVAELHEGGICTRSFHDPNGLVAAYVSEVHEHDGSLYLGSFRSPYIAKLDLSKV, encoded by the exons ATGAACGAGTCTGAGGGACTCCGCTTCCGGCGGCAGCACCGACCGCAGGTGCTCACCGACGAGCTGCACGAGCACCGGTACAAAGGTCCCGG cACCTACAGTGGAAAGGTGTTTCAGGTGACGCTCCTCGCTCTCGGTGGATTcctgcttcttcctctgctcGTCTTCGTCCTCATCTTGGAGTCTCCCATCCAACCCGATGTCTTCAC gctgAAGGAGCCTCCGCAGATGAAGGGCTGCTGGGAACCGAACCTGAAGCTCCGGGAGGCTCAGAGACTCTTCGAGGACCAGATCCTCGGACCCGAGTCCATCGCCAACATTGGAG atgttttgttttcGGGAACAGCTGACGGGAAAATTGTGAAGCTGATTGGTCGAAGAATCCACACAGTGACGAGACTCGGGAAACTTCCCTGTG GTTCCCCGGAGGAGGAGTCGAGCTGCGGGCGACCTCTGGGGATCCGGGTCGGACCCAACGGGACGCTGATCGTAGCCGACGCCTACCTGGGTCTGTTTGAGGTGAACCCCACCACAG GTGAGACGACCACGTTGGTGTCGGGGGGGCAGATCGTCGCCGGCAGGAAGCTGTCGTTCATTAATGACGTGGCGGTGACGCAGGACGGGAAGAAGATGTACTTCACTGACTCCAGCAGCAGGTGGCAGCGCAGAGATTACCTGCACCTCATCATGGAGGCCACCGCAGACGGACG tgtgttgGAGCTGGACACAGAAAGCGGAGAAGTGACGGTGCTGATGGACAACCTGAGGTTTCCAAATGGAATCCAGCTGCTGCCGGATGAGGAGTCGGTGTTAGTGGCTGAAACCACCATGGCTCGGATTCGCAG AGTGCACGTGGCCGGGCTCAACAAGGGGGGGATGGACACCTTCATGGACAACCTGCCCGGTTTCCCTGACAACATCCGTCCCAGCTCCAGCGGAGGTTACTGGGTTGCCATGGCAGCGGTGCGTCCGAACCCCGGCTTCTCGATGCTGGACTTCCTGTCCCAGAGACCCTGGGTCAAGAAACTCATCTTCAAG CTCTTcagtcaggacgtcctgaccaAGTTCGTCCCTCGCTACAGTTTGGTGGCGGAGCTTCACGAAGGCGGGATCTGCACACGCAGCTTCCACGATCCCAACGGCCTGGTGGCGGCGTACGTGAGCGAGGTCCACGAGCACGACGGGAGTCTGTACCTCGGCTCCTTCCGCTCCCCGTACATCGCCAAGCTCGACCTGAGCAAGGTGTAG
- the LOC128453082 gene encoding guanine nucleotide exchange factor subunit RIC1 isoform X1 — MGEKLLLLLLAALEMSVICSLHRGLHRGLHHDLHPGLHPGLIRGLHRGLHPGLHPGLHPGLHRGLHPGLHPGLHRGLHPGLHHGLHPGLHRGLHPGLHPGLHPGLHRGLHPGLHRGLHPGLHRGLHPGLHPGLHPGLHHGRSMPGSLSNISRDDRSLQQVVLAATYSFNNQSNDAFLFKPSAIHRAQRQIVKGIRYIVDLDISRTVCCKRDGGDLSQCRFQPEGRLHQVFQCHSVIWVIPWRHETNIQIFYCKSRSFRIR, encoded by the exons ATgggagagaagctgctgctgctgctgctggccgcTCTGG AGATGAGTGTGATCTGCAGCCTCCATCGTGGCCTCCATCGTGGCCTCCATCATGACCTCCATCCTGGCCTCCATCCTGGCCTCATTCGCGGCCTCCATCGTGGCCTCCATCCTGGCCTCCATCCTGGCCTCCATCCTGGCCTCCATCGTGGCCTCCATCCTGGCCTCCATCCTGGCCTCCATCGCGGCCTCCATCCTGGCCTCCATCACGGCCTCCATCCTGGCCTCCATCGTGGCCTCCATCCTGGCCTCCATCCTGGCCTCCATCCTGGCCTCCATCGTGGCCTCCATCCTGGCCTCCATCGTGGCCTCCATCCTGGCCTCCATCGCGGCCTCCATCCTGGCCTCCATCCTGGCCTCCATCCTGGCCTCCATCATGGCCGCTCCATGCCCGGCTCTCTGTCCAACATCAGCAGGGACGACCGCAGCCTCCAGCAGGTCGTGCTCGCCGCCACCTACTCCTTCAACAACCAATCAAATGATGCGTTCCTCTTCAAGCCGTCTGCCATCCACCGAGCGCAGCGACAG ATCGTTAAAGGAATTCGTTACATCGTAGATTTGGACATTTCCAGAACTGTTTGTTGTAAACGAGACGGCGGCGACTTGTCGCAGTGTCGCTTCCAACCCGAAGGTCGACTACACCAG GTGTTTCAGTGTCACTCCGTCATTTGGGTGATTCCCTGGAGACACGAGACAAACATTCAGATTTTCTACTGTAAATCCAGAAGCTTCCGGATCCGATGA
- the LOC128453082 gene encoding streptococcal hemagglutinin isoform X2: MTSILASILASFAASIVASILASILASILASIVASILASILASIAASILASITASILASIVASILASILASILASIVASILASIVASILASIAASILASILASILASIMAAPCPALCPTSAGTTAASSRSCSPPPTPSTTNQMMRSSSSRLPSTERSDRSLKEFVTS; encoded by the exons ATGACCTCCATCCTGGCCTCCATCCTGGCCTCATTCGCGGCCTCCATCGTGGCCTCCATCCTGGCCTCCATCCTGGCCTCCATCCTGGCCTCCATCGTGGCCTCCATCCTGGCCTCCATCCTGGCCTCCATCGCGGCCTCCATCCTGGCCTCCATCACGGCCTCCATCCTGGCCTCCATCGTGGCCTCCATCCTGGCCTCCATCCTGGCCTCCATCCTGGCCTCCATCGTGGCCTCCATCCTGGCCTCCATCGTGGCCTCCATCCTGGCCTCCATCGCGGCCTCCATCCTGGCCTCCATCCTGGCCTCCATCCTGGCCTCCATCATGGCCGCTCCATGCCCGGCTCTCTGTCCAACATCAGCAGGGACGACCGCAGCCTCCAGCAGGTCGTGCTCGCCGCCACCTACTCCTTCAACAACCAATCAAATGATGCGTTCCTCTTCAAGCCGTCTGCCATCCACCGAGCGCAGCGACAG ATCGTTAAAGGAATTCGTTACATCGTAG
- the wu:fj16a03 gene encoding uncharacterized protein wu:fj16a03: MKIQLLLLLLLPLLSAQQFSIQCYGEDFLMVNNLLLDCSSAVKQACYTRDNGEKGCTRLENCSRSGWTCCYTSRCNA, encoded by the exons ATGAagattcagctgctgctgctgctgctgctgccgctgctctcAG ctcaACAGTTTTCCATCCAGTGTTATGGTGAGGACTTTCTGATGGTGAACAACTTGCTGCTCGACTGCTCCAGTGCAGTCAAACAGGCCTGTTACACCAGAG ATAACGGTGAGAAAGGCTGCACTCGGCTGGAGAACTGCTCGAGAAGCGGATGGACCTGCTGCTACACCAGCCGCTGCAAcgcctga
- the tspan14 gene encoding tetraspanin-14, giving the protein MYYYRYENTEVSCCYKYLMFSYNIIFWLAGVAFIAVGFWAWSEKGVLVDLTQVTQLHGFDPVWLVLVVGGVTFILGFAGCVGALRENICLLKFFSGMIGFIFFLELTAAVLTVVFQSQVRDWINEFFLANVKAYRDDIDLQNLIDSLQKMNHCCGAQEPNDWERNVYFSCNGTHRSREKCGVPFSCCITDPADSVVNTQCGYDVRDRPESEWSDHIFTKGCITALEDWLPGNLYKVAIVFIVISLLQMVGIYLARTLISDIEKVKLTN; this is encoded by the exons atgTATTATTATCGATATGAAAACACTGAGGTGAGCTGCTGCTACAAATATCTCATGTTCAGCTACAACATCATCTTCTGG ctggCTGGAGTCGCATTCATCGCGGTTGGTTTCTGGGCCTGGAGTGAGAAa GGCGTCCTTGTGGATCTCACCCAGGTGACCCAGCTTCATGGATTTGACCCCGTGTGGTTGGTCCTGGTGGTCGGGGGAGTCACCTTCATCCTGGGCTTCGCTGGCTGTGTGGGAGCTCTAAGAGAAAACATCTGTCTACTTAAGTTT TTTTCAGGCATGATCGGCTTCATCTTCTTCCTGGAGCTGACGGCGGCCGTGCTGACGGTGGTTTTTCAGAGTCAGGTCCGAGATTGGATCAACGAGTTCTTCCTGGCGAACGTCAAAGCGTACCGAGACGACATCGACCTGCAGAACCTGATCGACTCGCTGCAGAAAATG AACCACTGCTGTGGAGCTCAGGAACCCAACGACTGGGAACGGAACGTTTACTTCAGCTGTAACGGAACCCATCGCAGCAGAGAGAAGTGTGGAGTTCCTTTCTCCTGCTGCATCACGGATCCTGCT gATTCGGTGGTGAACACTCAGTGTGGTTACGACGTGAGGGACCGACCAGAG AGTGAGTGGAGTGATCACATCTTCACTAAAGGTTGTATCACAGCGCTGGAGGACTGGTTACCTGGAAACCTGTACAAGGTGGCCATCGTCTTCATCGTgatctctctgctgcag aTGGTTGGGATCTACTTGGCCAGGACGTTAATCTCCGACATTGAAAAAGTCAAACTGACCAACTGA